A genomic region of Leptolyngbya sp. NIES-2104 contains the following coding sequences:
- a CDS encoding DUF3172 domain-containing protein: MKRRPRNNSYNDDRYSRYDDDYEPNRGKPPVNKSPSWFNATAIGIIAAIFVLGIGVGIAFSAATPTNSTSLVTNLQLDQKAPNPDICIQNGASAMAVSTRLYVTLVPFKVFVAQAAMEPACILRRANWSILEQRKLLSGEQTRDCRNRMNTFGYVGDLNNKDKLSIDCVYQSDSAKNLFLDGASIPTLGSDEQF; this comes from the coding sequence ATGAAGCGAAGACCCCGAAACAATTCCTACAACGACGATCGTTACAGTCGCTACGATGATGATTATGAGCCGAATCGAGGAAAACCACCCGTGAACAAATCACCCTCCTGGTTTAACGCCACTGCGATCGGGATTATCGCAGCTATTTTCGTTTTAGGAATCGGGGTCGGCATCGCCTTTAGCGCCGCCACTCCCACAAATTCAACCAGCTTAGTCACGAACCTGCAACTCGACCAAAAAGCCCCGAACCCGGATATCTGTATCCAGAACGGTGCAAGCGCGATGGCAGTCAGTACCCGCCTTTATGTGACGCTGGTTCCCTTCAAGGTCTTTGTCGCTCAAGCCGCAATGGAACCTGCTTGTATCTTGAGACGCGCAAACTGGTCGATTCTCGAACAGCGCAAACTCTTGTCGGGTGAGCAAACCCGCGATTGCCGTAATCGGATGAACACCTTCGGCTACGTTGGCGATCTGAACAACAAAGATAAATTATCGATCGATTGTGTGTACCAAAGCGACAGCGCTAAAAATCTCTTCTTAGATGGTGCTTCGATTCCCACCCTCGGTAGTGACGAGCAGTTCTAG
- a CDS encoding ABC transporter permease: MRSTLQRSPLSTLWQDSLTVFWGDWLDLRVRVTQIVASGLVSPLIYILAFGLGLGSSLDTVTKPSAGENYLQFILPGMVALSSMVISFGGTTFSICGDRLFTKTFEEILLVPVHPLAVHLGKMMAGIIRGLLTAASVILVAIIFTGKVWSFLNPLFLLVLILNCAVFAGLGVIIGLNVKSLEGVGIYNNFVIVPMSFLGGTFFDAATLPPVLKAFVYLLPLTYTSLGLRAAAYLSIEQFPWFVIPVLLVMAIALSAVGAYQFSHLQD, translated from the coding sequence ATGCGATCGACTCTTCAGCGCTCTCCACTTTCAACTTTATGGCAAGACAGCCTCACTGTGTTTTGGGGCGATTGGCTCGATTTGCGGGTGAGAGTCACGCAGATTGTCGCTTCGGGGTTGGTGTCACCGTTGATTTACATTCTGGCGTTTGGATTGGGATTAGGCAGTTCGCTCGATACAGTGACGAAACCGAGCGCAGGAGAGAATTATCTGCAATTTATTCTGCCGGGAATGGTGGCGCTGTCTTCGATGGTGATTAGTTTCGGGGGCACGACGTTTTCGATTTGTGGCGATCGCTTATTCACTAAAACGTTTGAAGAAATTCTACTGGTTCCGGTTCATCCGCTCGCTGTTCACCTTGGCAAAATGATGGCGGGAATTATTCGCGGACTGCTAACGGCTGCATCAGTGATTCTAGTCGCAATCATTTTTACAGGTAAAGTATGGAGTTTTCTAAATCCATTATTCTTATTGGTTCTGATTTTAAATTGTGCTGTGTTTGCGGGTTTAGGTGTAATCATTGGCTTGAATGTGAAATCTTTAGAAGGCGTTGGGATTTATAATAACTTTGTGATCGTTCCGATGTCGTTTTTGGGTGGGACTTTCTTCGATGCGGCAACTTTGCCACCTGTGTTGAAAGCATTTGTATATTTATTGCCGTTGACGTATACGAGTCTGGGTTTGAGAGCGGCAGCGTATTTATCGATCGAACAATTTCCCTGGTTTGTGATTCCGGTCTTATTGGTAATGGCGATCGCGCTTTCGGCAGTGGGCGCATATCAGTTTTCACACCTGCAAGATTGA
- a CDS encoding Uma2 family endonuclease, protein MTQTPLKVTSQDQHIVVPGTWEQFKSIQKGFEDSRGVRLFYFEGTIELLMPGREHEIFGHVIGYLVTTYLIRQGIFFQPTGAMTQEQEGTASAQADQSYCLDSIKLIPDLSIEVVFTSGGTSKLKRYQALGVSEVWIWQDGVLKLYHLGTDGYGEVNQSQLEALRDLDLDLLRRCILIGETNLSEALRVFQQEIG, encoded by the coding sequence ATGACGCAAACCCCGCTAAAAGTGACTTCGCAAGACCAGCACATTGTCGTGCCTGGAACCTGGGAGCAATTCAAATCGATTCAGAAAGGATTTGAAGACTCACGCGGGGTGCGTCTATTTTATTTTGAGGGAACGATCGAGCTTCTCATGCCTGGACGCGAACACGAAATCTTTGGACACGTTATCGGCTACTTAGTGACAACTTACCTGATTCGGCAAGGAATCTTCTTTCAGCCGACGGGCGCGATGACACAAGAGCAGGAAGGAACTGCATCTGCACAAGCCGACCAATCTTATTGCCTCGATTCCATTAAGCTAATTCCAGATCTCTCAATCGAAGTTGTCTTCACCAGTGGCGGAACAAGCAAACTCAAACGGTATCAAGCGCTTGGCGTATCTGAAGTATGGATTTGGCAAGACGGGGTTTTGAAGCTTTACCATTTGGGCACTGATGGATATGGGGAAGTGAATCAAAGCCAACTCGAAGCCCTTAGAGATCTTGATCTTGATCTGTTACGACGCTGCATTCTAATCGGAGAAACGAATCTGAGTGAAGCACTTCGAGTTTTTCAACAGGAAATTGGCTGA
- a CDS encoding pentapeptide repeat-containing protein: protein MEVQELLQRYEWGDRDFSGVDLSNANLSHLTLVDINLENANLTGANLSRSFLMKANLKGAFLNWVNFQFVKLTEGNLADTDFTKAHLNGAFLVKSDFSRSRLSGADLSHANLRGAILEGANLCGAKMLNVNLRSANLQGANLNWANLQGARLSGASLQNAFLSETNLSEAFLNGVDLRGIDLSGINLSAAKLSGANLEGAALSFTNFREARLQGANLANANLTGANLEAAFLHSANLQSTNLSRANLTRSNLSNVRVLGARLDDTQLSEAVFSDMTQRYLVLAQNKLHQFQLQ from the coding sequence ATGGAAGTTCAAGAGCTACTACAACGATACGAATGGGGCGATCGAGATTTTTCTGGAGTGGATCTCAGTAATGCCAATCTGAGTCATCTAACGCTCGTGGATATCAATCTCGAAAACGCAAATCTAACAGGCGCGAATTTGAGTCGATCGTTTTTGATGAAAGCGAATCTCAAAGGCGCATTTCTCAACTGGGTAAATTTTCAATTCGTAAAGCTGACTGAGGGAAATTTAGCTGATACCGATTTCACGAAAGCGCATTTGAACGGCGCGTTTTTGGTCAAGTCGGACTTTTCGCGATCGCGCCTGAGTGGAGCCGATTTAAGTCATGCAAATCTGCGCGGAGCCATCTTAGAAGGTGCAAATCTCTGTGGTGCGAAAATGCTCAATGTCAATCTGCGGAGTGCCAATCTTCAAGGTGCAAATCTTAATTGGGCAAATCTTCAAGGTGCAAGACTCAGTGGAGCATCACTGCAAAATGCGTTCCTCAGTGAAACGAATTTGTCTGAAGCGTTCTTAAACGGCGTTGATCTGCGAGGAATCGACTTATCAGGTATCAACTTGAGTGCAGCAAAACTAAGTGGTGCGAATTTGGAGGGTGCGGCGTTATCGTTCACAAATTTTCGTGAAGCACGACTGCAAGGAGCGAATCTCGCGAATGCAAATCTAACGGGTGCGAATTTAGAGGCGGCTTTTTTGCACAGTGCGAATCTGCAATCGACAAATCTGAGTCGGGCAAATTTAACGCGATCGAATCTCAGCAATGTCCGCGTTCTGGGTGCCAGACTTGATGACACTCAACTTTCTGAAGCGGTCTTTTCCGATATGACTCAGCGGTATTTGGTGTTAGCACAGAATAAATTGCATCAATTCCAGTTGCAATGA